The following coding sequences lie in one Burkholderiales bacterium genomic window:
- a CDS encoding BON domain-containing protein, with protein MAQEGIGSSSDDPPAICFRGSYDVLHLICQSIADLFFGDMNELGKGTKMKVLENFKLIGISMLFVVGLTACDKPGPAETVGKKIDQMADEAGKKIGEASDKVGEKLGEQGEKAGVAIDDAAITTKVKAAIFAEPGLKTLQISVDTVKGVVTLSGSVDSLPSSDRAKALAGAVAGVKEVEDRLVLKSIRGD; from the coding sequence ATGGCGCAGGAAGGGATCGGCTCGTCGTCGGACGACCCTCCGGCCATCTGCTTCAGGGGGTCGTATGACGTTCTTCATTTGATCTGTCAATCAATTGCGGATTTATTTTTCGGCGATATGAATGAGCTTGGAAAGGGAACCAAAATGAAAGTTTTAGAGAATTTCAAATTAATCGGTATTTCGATGCTATTCGTTGTTGGGCTTACCGCATGCGACAAGCCGGGGCCTGCCGAGACCGTAGGTAAAAAGATAGACCAGATGGCTGATGAAGCCGGCAAGAAAATAGGTGAAGCGTCCGATAAAGTCGGTGAAAAACTGGGCGAGCAAGGCGAGAAAGCCGGTGTGGCCATCGATGATGCTGCGATTACGACCAAGGTCAAAGCAGCCATTTTTGCCGAGCCCGGTCTCAAGACGCTGCAAATCAGTGTTGATACCGTAAAAGGTGTGGTGACATTAAGCGGATCGGTCGATTCGCTGCCGAGTAGCGATAGGGCCAAAGCACTGGCGGGTGCGGTGGCTGGCGTAAAAGAGGTTGAAGACCGGCTGGTGCTAAAGTCGATCAGAGGAGATTGA
- a CDS encoding HlyD family efflux transporter periplasmic adaptor subunit: MIGMSVSISHEQDLRAQAYTIQSLKATITQSEKHIAQITSNYRQQLENERVEADGQYQKLKQDWAKQEHKYSLLELKAPQDGIIKDLSTHTLGTVVQPGTVLMTLVPVKDLMQAEVWVTNLDAGFVKPRQPVKLKFASYPFQKYGMVEGEVLQVSPDASETPRAQSDRKNTGMDDQGPVPSGYRTLVSLKTPYLERDGAKYKISPGMQVSAEINLGDRTILEYLLSPVQKTLHEAGRER; this comes from the coding sequence ATGATCGGCATGAGCGTTTCCATCTCGCACGAGCAGGACTTGCGGGCCCAGGCTTATACCATCCAAAGCCTTAAAGCAACCATCACACAATCGGAAAAACACATCGCTCAGATCACCTCGAACTATCGCCAGCAGTTGGAAAACGAGCGGGTGGAGGCCGATGGGCAATACCAGAAGTTGAAGCAAGACTGGGCCAAGCAGGAGCACAAATACAGCTTATTGGAACTCAAAGCGCCGCAGGATGGGATCATCAAGGATTTGTCGACTCACACCTTGGGCACCGTGGTACAGCCCGGTACCGTGCTCATGACCCTGGTCCCGGTTAAAGACCTTATGCAGGCCGAAGTGTGGGTCACCAATCTCGACGCCGGGTTTGTCAAACCCAGGCAGCCGGTGAAATTGAAGTTCGCGAGCTATCCTTTCCAGAAATACGGCATGGTGGAAGGAGAAGTATTGCAAGTCAGCCCGGATGCGAGCGAAACTCCCCGTGCTCAATCCGATAGAAAAAACACGGGCATGGATGATCAAGGACCAGTCCCTTCCGGCTATCGCACACTGGTATCGCTGAAAACGCCTTATCTGGAACGGGACGGGGCCAAATACAAAATCAGTCCGGGCATGCAGGTCAGCGCTGAAATCAATCTGGGCGACCGCACCATACTGGAGTATTTGCTCTCGCCCGTGCAAAAAACCCTGCACGAGGCGGGGCGCGAGCGCTGA